A section of the Pedobacter sp. HDW13 genome encodes:
- a CDS encoding nitrilase family protein: MEAPVYTQIENLKVTVFQAYLFWENIDKNLLNLALRLSMGVREKTDLIILPEMFNTGFSMNSEALAEEMGGKTMQWMHKMADLYNCVVTGSIIIKENNQYYNRLIWMEPDGKHQHYDKRHLFGMGDEDEHFSPGKQKLVVELKGWKIRLAICYDLRFPVWLRNVDQEYDILLLVANWPDKRSAHWKALIPARAIENQSYVIAVNRVGHDGNQIYHSGLSMCLDPYGNTVYYKPEDEDLYTFSINYEELVKIRRQFPFLKDADRFTINQRPSE; encoded by the coding sequence ATGGAAGCACCTGTTTACACTCAAATAGAAAACCTGAAAGTAACTGTTTTTCAGGCTTATCTTTTTTGGGAAAACATCGATAAGAACCTCTTAAACCTTGCTCTTCGCCTCTCGATGGGTGTACGGGAAAAAACAGATTTAATTATCCTGCCCGAAATGTTTAACACCGGTTTTAGCATGAACTCCGAAGCCTTAGCCGAAGAAATGGGTGGTAAAACCATGCAGTGGATGCACAAAATGGCCGATTTATATAATTGTGTGGTTACCGGCAGCATCATTATAAAAGAAAATAACCAATATTACAACCGCTTAATCTGGATGGAACCAGATGGAAAGCACCAGCATTACGATAAGCGCCATTTGTTTGGCATGGGCGATGAAGACGAACATTTTAGCCCCGGTAAGCAAAAACTGGTGGTTGAACTGAAAGGCTGGAAAATCAGATTAGCCATTTGCTACGACCTCCGTTTCCCGGTATGGTTGCGTAATGTAGATCAGGAATACGATATTTTACTGCTGGTAGCTAACTGGCCTGATAAACGTTCGGCGCACTGGAAAGCCTTAATTCCGGCACGTGCTATAGAAAACCAAAGTTATGTTATTGCTGTAAACCGCGTGGGGCATGATGGTAACCAGATTTACCACAGTGGCTTATCAATGTGTTTAGATCCTTATGGCAATACCGTTTATTACAAACCAGAAGACGAAGATCTCTATACCTTTAGTATCAATTACGAAGAATTGGTTAAAATAAGGCGACAGTTTCCTTTTCTTAAAGATGCAGATAGGTTTACAATTAACCAAAGGCCAAGCGAATAA
- a CDS encoding YegJ family protein, whose protein sequence is MGLLAKIFGKKNVAERKGEPDMVIIPEDNEKMDWAIEKAVLTLWYFEASLKNPLPHQNYFSVKVMIIDGDNGEHIWLTDPHFDDEGNLFGTVGNAPVNVHNIKLNQKIGIKRELISDWMIIEDGRLIGGYTIRAIRDNIPDKDKMAFDQQINLYIDEGVDHFKTNLETPEGAILSLEKAYNYKDINAAMDCKDFLEEATTMLSGMDMDINKALIAETAELLKLSFIKNIEENGFPDFSAIQNAFPERKKIDETHWVITEVCWHPDGGKSVQLLNTYKSPKGWVVLGPKGPKA, encoded by the coding sequence ATGGGACTATTAGCAAAGATTTTCGGTAAAAAGAACGTTGCCGAACGTAAAGGCGAGCCAGATATGGTTATTATTCCCGAGGATAATGAAAAAATGGATTGGGCCATTGAAAAAGCAGTGCTCACCCTTTGGTATTTTGAAGCCAGCCTGAAAAACCCATTGCCACATCAGAATTACTTTTCAGTGAAAGTGATGATTATTGATGGAGATAACGGAGAACATATCTGGTTAACCGATCCTCATTTTGATGATGAAGGGAATTTATTTGGTACTGTCGGAAATGCTCCTGTTAATGTTCATAACATAAAACTGAACCAAAAAATCGGAATTAAACGCGAGCTGATATCTGATTGGATGATTATCGAAGACGGTCGTTTAATTGGCGGTTACACCATCAGGGCTATCCGCGATAACATTCCGGATAAAGATAAAATGGCATTCGATCAGCAAATTAATTTATATATCGATGAGGGGGTTGATCATTTCAAAACAAACCTGGAAACACCCGAAGGTGCAATTCTATCCTTAGAAAAAGCTTATAACTACAAGGATATCAATGCAGCAATGGATTGTAAAGATTTTCTTGAAGAAGCCACCACAATGCTTTCAGGCATGGATATGGATATCAACAAAGCATTAATCGCAGAAACTGCCGAATTATTAAAACTGTCTTTCATCAAAAATATAGAAGAAAACGGTTTTCCTGATTTTTCAGCTATCCAGAATGCTTTCCCCGAACGTAAAAAGATCGATGAAACGCACTGGGTAATTACCGAAGTGTGCTGGCATCCCGACGGTGGTAAATCCGTTCAACTATTAAATACCTATAAATCGCCTAAAGGTTGGGTAGTACTTGGCCCAAAAGGACCCAAAGCATAA
- a CDS encoding PASTA domain-containing protein — MSKFIDYLKTKSFRNNILAAVITVIVLLLIAFFSLRYYTKHGQGLNVPLVKGLPFEQAVKKLEDAGLKYEVDSVFILDQPAGIVIDQDPDPNTFVKDNRTIYLTINAGKTPNTKFPDIAFKTLREAQALIESSRLKLGDTTYRPDVSRDVVLEASFGGQPITAGQIVPVGSRINLVLGDGRGNEEVEIPQLMGLTMDEAKFSLKGSNLSLGTIIYDGPVTDSAAAIIIKQDPMVADSVTKVAIGTKINITLSNKQQ, encoded by the coding sequence ATGTCTAAATTTATAGATTACTTAAAAACGAAATCCTTTAGAAACAACATTTTAGCAGCCGTAATTACCGTTATTGTTTTGCTGCTGATCGCTTTTTTTAGCTTAAGATATTACACCAAACATGGTCAGGGTTTAAATGTTCCATTGGTTAAAGGGCTGCCGTTTGAACAAGCTGTAAAAAAACTCGAAGATGCAGGCTTAAAATACGAAGTAGATTCGGTTTTTATTCTTGACCAACCGGCGGGTATTGTTATCGACCAGGATCCAGACCCTAATACTTTTGTAAAAGATAACCGCACCATTTACTTAACGATTAATGCAGGTAAAACACCCAATACAAAATTTCCTGATATTGCGTTTAAAACCCTTAGAGAGGCGCAAGCCCTTATTGAGAGTTCGCGCTTGAAACTTGGCGATACCACTTACAGGCCTGATGTGAGCCGCGATGTGGTATTGGAAGCTTCATTTGGCGGTCAACCCATTACGGCTGGTCAGATTGTTCCGGTAGGCTCACGCATTAACCTTGTACTGGGCGACGGACGCGGAAATGAGGAAGTAGAAATCCCACAGTTAATGGGCTTAACCATGGACGAGGCTAAATTTAGCTTAAAAGGCTCGAACCTGAGTTTAGGTACCATTATTTACGATGGTCCTGTTACAGATAGCGCTGCAGCAATAATTATCAAGCAAGACCCTATGGTGGCCGATTCGGTGACCAAAGTGGCTATTGGCACCAAAATAAATATTACCTTATCTAACAAACAACAATAA
- a CDS encoding Crp/Fnr family transcriptional regulator, which produces MNIQKLIDSGLKVKAYAKDLVIYEPGMQPRYVYFIKSGEVRMVTVSDEGKEFIQGVFKAGQHFGEPALLINKPYLAYTVTNKDSQLIAVNKDDFFCLIKHEPDFSMNLIQTLSHRLFYKSMMLEELANEKADHRLLTIINYLLQDIAEGEHLKVTRQELADMTGLRVETVIRGVKMLAEKGFIKTVKGKIVKRVK; this is translated from the coding sequence ATGAATATCCAGAAGCTTATTGACAGCGGTTTAAAGGTAAAAGCTTACGCTAAAGATTTGGTGATTTACGAGCCCGGCATGCAGCCCAGGTATGTGTATTTCATTAAATCAGGAGAGGTGCGCATGGTAACTGTGAGCGATGAGGGCAAGGAGTTTATTCAGGGCGTTTTTAAAGCTGGTCAACATTTTGGAGAGCCAGCATTGCTTATTAACAAACCTTATCTGGCCTATACCGTTACCAATAAAGATTCGCAGCTTATAGCCGTAAATAAGGATGACTTTTTCTGTCTGATTAAGCATGAGCCTGATTTTAGCATGAACCTGATCCAGACGCTAAGTCACCGCTTATTTTATAAATCGATGATGCTCGAAGAACTGGCCAATGAAAAAGCCGATCACCGTTTACTCACCATCATCAATTATTTACTACAGGATATTGCTGAAGGCGAACATTTAAAGGTAACCCGCCAGGAACTGGCCGATATGACTGGTTTACGGGTAGAAACGGTAATCCGTGGTGTAAAAATGCTAGCTGAAAAAGGTTTCATTAAAACTGTTAAAGGAAAAATAGTAAAAAGGGTAAAATAA
- a CDS encoding N(4)-(beta-N-acetylglucosaminyl)-L-asparaginase has protein sequence MFNRRKFIKASALSAGLLAIDKSSIAAVVPERSQKAANFPIVISTWDFGIAANADAWKVLSTGGRALDAVEQGVWVPEADEKNQSVGYGGLPDRDGRVTLDACIMDEQGNCGAVLALEYIKHPISVARKVMEKTPHVMLAGDGALQFALEQGFKKENLLTPASEKAWKEWLKTAKYAPVMNIENKLYQKAAPQKLPGNQYNHDTIGMLAIDAKGNISGACTTSGMAYKLHGRIGDSPIIGAGLYVDNEIGGATSTGVGEEVVRNVGSFLVVELMRQGYSPEAACKEAVMRIIKKKPETAKNIQVGFLAINKKGEYGAYAIQQGFSYAVCNAEKQDLLIKGKSYY, from the coding sequence ATGTTTAACCGCCGTAAATTTATAAAAGCCTCTGCCCTTTCTGCCGGGTTACTGGCTATTGACAAAAGCAGCATAGCAGCTGTAGTTCCAGAGAGAAGCCAAAAAGCAGCTAATTTCCCTATTGTAATTTCGACCTGGGATTTTGGGATTGCGGCCAATGCCGATGCCTGGAAAGTACTTTCTACAGGCGGCCGGGCGCTTGATGCTGTTGAGCAAGGTGTTTGGGTGCCTGAGGCTGACGAAAAAAATCAGTCGGTGGGTTATGGTGGTTTACCCGATCGTGATGGTCGTGTAACGCTCGATGCCTGTATTATGGATGAGCAAGGCAATTGCGGTGCAGTTTTAGCACTCGAGTACATTAAACATCCCATTTCGGTAGCCCGTAAAGTAATGGAAAAAACGCCTCACGTAATGTTGGCGGGCGATGGAGCACTTCAGTTTGCATTAGAACAAGGCTTTAAAAAAGAAAACCTGCTTACCCCTGCAAGCGAAAAAGCATGGAAGGAATGGTTAAAAACAGCCAAGTATGCGCCGGTAATGAATATTGAAAATAAGCTTTACCAAAAAGCTGCCCCTCAAAAATTACCCGGAAACCAATATAACCACGATACCATTGGTATGCTGGCTATCGATGCCAAAGGCAATATTTCTGGCGCCTGTACTACCAGTGGCATGGCTTATAAACTTCATGGCCGCATTGGCGATAGCCCTATTATTGGTGCTGGTTTATATGTAGATAATGAAATCGGTGGCGCAACCTCTACCGGCGTTGGCGAAGAAGTAGTGAGAAATGTAGGCTCGTTTTTGGTGGTAGAACTCATGCGACAAGGTTATAGCCCCGAAGCAGCTTGTAAAGAAGCCGTAATGCGTATCATTAAAAAGAAACCTGAGACTGCTAAAAATATCCAGGTTGGTTTCTTAGCCATTAACAAAAAAGGCGAATATGGTGCTTATGCCATTCAGCAGGGTTTCAGCTATGCGGTTTGTAATGCCGAAAAGCAAGATCTTTTAATTAAAGGCAAAAGCTACTACTAA
- a CDS encoding DUF983 domain-containing protein produces MAELSKFQSFLQCKCPRCRKGDIFTGNAYSFRLQKTNINCPHCNLKFEREPGFFYVAMFVSYAMNVAEIITIGVASYILGLPLVYENLWYYVALILSGVLLLSPINYRYSRVILLHYLTPGLHYVPGSGD; encoded by the coding sequence ATGGCTGAGTTATCAAAATTTCAATCCTTTTTACAATGTAAATGTCCACGTTGCCGCAAAGGCGATATTTTTACAGGAAATGCTTATTCGTTCAGACTTCAGAAAACAAATATTAACTGTCCGCATTGCAATTTAAAATTCGAGCGCGAACCTGGCTTCTTTTATGTGGCCATGTTTGTGAGTTACGCCATGAATGTTGCTGAGATCATTACCATAGGAGTGGCCTCCTACATTTTGGGTTTACCATTGGTTTATGAAAACCTTTGGTATTATGTTGCCTTGATATTAAGCGGTGTGCTACTTTTGTCTCCCATCAATTACCGCTATTCGAGGGTAATTTTGTTGCACTATTTAACACCAGGCCTGCATTACGTACCTGGAAGCGGCGATTAA
- a CDS encoding D-alanine--D-alanine ligase — protein MKKTIALLTGGTTGEWVVSVKSAATIAQHIDPELYDVYKIMLNEKGWFYEPADSVKIEIDKNDFSLTLEGRKIKFDGVFIAIHGSPGEDGKLQGYFDMIGIPYTTCDALTSSITMNKGYTKAIVEGIDHLYTAKSVQIFKGGNYNVNQIKQDLRLPYFVKPNSGGSSIGMTKVKHADDLEEAIEKAFKEDSQILIEEFVSGREFSIGIFGAEGKIIVLPTTEVIPQNEFFDFEAKYTPGATEEITPGNMNEEELVRVQQVVTDVYKKLNCRGVVRVDYFLEHETGKFYFIEINTIPGQTATSFIPQQVAAMGITLKEFYTRLMKETLG, from the coding sequence ATGAAAAAAACGATAGCATTGTTAACAGGCGGTACCACAGGCGAATGGGTAGTTTCGGTAAAAAGTGCGGCAACTATTGCGCAACATATCGACCCCGAATTATACGATGTTTATAAAATTATGCTGAACGAAAAGGGCTGGTTCTACGAGCCTGCCGATTCGGTAAAAATTGAAATTGATAAGAACGATTTTTCGTTAACCTTAGAGGGAAGAAAAATAAAGTTCGACGGTGTATTTATTGCCATACACGGTTCTCCGGGTGAAGATGGTAAGTTGCAGGGCTATTTCGATATGATTGGCATTCCTTACACTACCTGCGATGCTTTGACTTCATCTATTACCATGAATAAAGGCTATACCAAAGCAATTGTTGAAGGGATAGATCATTTATATACCGCTAAATCGGTGCAGATCTTTAAAGGAGGCAATTACAATGTAAATCAGATTAAGCAGGATTTAAGGCTTCCGTATTTTGTTAAACCCAACAGTGGTGGTAGCAGCATTGGTATGACCAAGGTTAAACATGCTGATGACCTGGAAGAGGCAATTGAAAAAGCGTTTAAAGAAGATAGCCAAATCCTGATAGAAGAATTTGTTAGTGGCCGTGAGTTTTCGATCGGTATTTTTGGTGCCGAAGGAAAGATTATTGTTTTGCCTACTACCGAAGTTATTCCTCAGAATGAGTTTTTCGATTTTGAGGCTAAATACACACCTGGTGCCACCGAAGAGATTACGCCAGGCAACATGAATGAAGAAGAACTGGTTAGGGTACAACAGGTTGTAACTGATGTATATAAAAAGTTAAACTGCAGGGGCGTGGTACGGGTAGATTATTTCCTGGAGCACGAAACCGGCAAGTTTTATTTTATTGAAATTAATACCATTCCCGGTCAAACCGCTACCAGCTTTATTCCACAACAGGTAGCAGCAATGGGCATTACACTGAAAGAGTTTTACACCCGGTTAATGAAAGAAACCTTAGGCTAG
- a CDS encoding copper homeostasis protein CutC, which translates to MHNKEIVGGLEVCANSYTSALAAQKGGAIRVEFCDNLAEGGTTPSYGQIALAKKNLTIAIWPIIRPRGGDFLYSDIEFELMKEDIIACKSLKCEGVVIGILHADGSIDKARCAELIALAQPMGVAFHRAFDMSNNMVQALEDLVELKVQRVLTSGGAPNAPLGIEKLAQLVKQANGRIAIMPGAGINEGNIQELITKTGAKEFHASAKGFVASKMEYRNTEAKMGSIEDEYRYELTSEEKVKGLTEIIRKNLNK; encoded by the coding sequence ATGCATAATAAAGAAATAGTTGGTGGATTAGAAGTATGTGCCAATTCTTATACCTCTGCCCTGGCAGCACAAAAAGGTGGTGCCATCAGGGTTGAATTTTGCGATAATCTGGCCGAAGGCGGTACTACCCCAAGCTACGGACAAATAGCGCTTGCTAAAAAAAATCTCACTATTGCCATTTGGCCGATCATCCGTCCAAGGGGTGGCGATTTCTTATACTCAGATATAGAGTTTGAGTTGATGAAGGAAGATATAATTGCCTGTAAATCTTTAAAATGTGAAGGGGTAGTTATTGGTATACTTCATGCTGATGGTAGCATTGATAAAGCCAGATGTGCCGAACTGATTGCACTTGCACAGCCTATGGGCGTGGCTTTTCACCGGGCTTTTGATATGAGTAATAACATGGTTCAGGCCTTAGAAGACCTCGTTGAGCTCAAAGTTCAACGGGTTTTAACCTCAGGTGGTGCACCAAACGCCCCACTAGGTATCGAAAAACTGGCGCAGCTCGTTAAACAAGCTAATGGCCGCATTGCAATTATGCCAGGCGCGGGCATAAATGAGGGCAACATACAGGAACTGATTACCAAAACAGGTGCTAAAGAATTTCATGCTTCAGCAAAGGGGTTTGTGGCCAGTAAAATGGAGTATAGAAATACTGAAGCCAAAATGGGCAGTATCGAAGATGAATACCGTTACGAGTTAACCTCCGAAGAGAAAGTTAAAGGACTGACAGAAATTATCAGAAAGAATTTAAATAAATAG
- a CDS encoding thioesterase family protein, which translates to MYSHSTKIRVRYGETDQMGYMYYGNYAQYYEVGRVEMLRSLGMSYSSMEADGIMMPVLELKCKYIKPALYDQEITVKTIIKTLPGIRIFFEYELYNEREELINLGATTLVFVDMKKNKPTNPPENFMEKLSVFFN; encoded by the coding sequence ATGTATAGCCACAGTACAAAAATACGGGTGCGCTACGGCGAAACCGATCAAATGGGTTATATGTATTATGGTAACTATGCCCAATATTACGAAGTAGGCCGGGTAGAAATGTTGCGCAGTTTAGGCATGAGCTACAGCTCTATGGAAGCAGATGGTATTATGATGCCTGTTTTAGAACTAAAATGCAAATACATTAAACCTGCACTTTACGATCAGGAAATTACAGTAAAAACGATTATAAAAACGTTACCCGGTATCAGGATCTTTTTTGAATACGAGTTGTATAACGAAAGGGAAGAACTGATTAACCTGGGGGCCACCACGCTTGTTTTTGTAGATATGAAAAAAAATAAACCTACAAATCCACCCGAAAATTTTATGGAGAAATTATCGGTATTTTTTAATTAG
- the mltG gene encoding endolytic transglycosylase MltG, translated as MTEVEKKNMSTGKKVALVIALVVILIGGYFVLNLYRLYFAPNVTENQKYLYIKTGSSYDDLVAEIKKKDLVKSISSFTAAAGKMNLPNSVKPGRYRLLKGMTNRTLINLIKAGNQDPVKLKFHNIRKKENFAAYLASNLEADSLSFINALDSTALIAKYGFNQDNVYTMFIPNTYEMYWNISPVDFFERMHKEYDKFWNAERKQKAASLNLSPAQVYTLASIVDGEALYDKEMPIIAGLYLNRLNKGILLQADPTVIFANNDFTVKRVTGKLLQVQSPYNTYKYAGLPPGPIMMPSINAIDAVLNRDKNNYIYMCAKEDFSGYHNFAETKAEHEVNAKKYREALNKRNIFK; from the coding sequence ATGACTGAAGTAGAAAAAAAGAATATGAGTACCGGCAAAAAAGTAGCACTAGTAATTGCACTTGTTGTGATTTTAATAGGCGGTTATTTTGTTTTAAACCTTTACAGGCTATACTTTGCCCCTAACGTTACCGAAAATCAAAAATATTTATACATTAAAACCGGAAGCAGCTATGATGATCTGGTAGCCGAAATAAAAAAGAAAGACCTGGTAAAAAGTATTTCTTCATTTACTGCAGCAGCCGGTAAAATGAACTTACCCAATAGTGTTAAACCAGGCCGTTACCGTTTGTTAAAGGGAATGACCAACCGTACCTTGATTAACCTAATTAAAGCCGGTAACCAGGATCCGGTTAAGCTAAAATTCCATAACATCCGCAAAAAGGAAAACTTTGCTGCCTATTTAGCCAGCAACCTAGAAGCCGATTCTTTAAGTTTCATTAATGCATTAGATTCTACTGCCCTGATTGCCAAATATGGCTTTAACCAGGATAATGTTTACACCATGTTCATCCCAAACACGTACGAAATGTATTGGAACATTTCGCCGGTTGATTTCTTTGAACGGATGCACAAGGAATATGATAAATTCTGGAATGCAGAACGCAAACAAAAGGCAGCAAGCTTAAACCTTAGCCCGGCTCAGGTTTATACCCTTGCTTCTATTGTGGATGGTGAGGCGCTTTACGATAAAGAAATGCCAATTATTGCTGGCCTGTACTTAAACCGTTTAAACAAAGGCATATTGTTACAAGCCGATCCGACAGTAATATTTGCCAATAACGATTTTACGGTTAAAAGGGTAACCGGAAAGCTGTTGCAGGTACAATCGCCTTACAACACCTATAAATATGCAGGCTTGCCTCCAGGCCCAATTATGATGCCGAGCATAAATGCAATAGATGCCGTATTAAACCGCGATAAGAACAATTACATTTACATGTGTGCTAAAGAAGATTTTTCGGGTTACCATAACTTTGCCGAAACCAAGGCTGAGCATGAAGTAAATGCCAAAAAATACCGCGAGGCTTTAAACAAAAGGAACATATTTAAATAA